Proteins encoded by one window of Culicoides brevitarsis isolate CSIRO-B50_1 chromosome 2, AGI_CSIRO_Cbre_v1, whole genome shotgun sequence:
- the LOC134829854 gene encoding histone deacetylase HDAC1 produces the protein MQSHSKKRVCYYYDSDIGNYYYGQGHPMKPHRIRMTHNLLLNYGLYRKMEIYRPHKATADEMMKFHSDEYIRFLRSIRPDNMSEYNKQMQKFNVGEDCPVFDGLYEFCQLSAGGSVAAAVKLNKQASEICINWGGGLHHAKKSEASGFCYVNDIVLGILELLKYHQRVLYIDIDVHHGDGVEEAFYTTDRVMTVSFHKYGEYFPGTGDLRDIGAGKGKYYAVNIPLRDGMDDESYDSIFVPIISKVMETFQPSAVVLQCGADSLTGDRLGCFNLTVKGHGKCVEFVKKYNLPFLMVGGGGYTIRNVSRCWTYETSVALNVEIANELPYNDYFEYFGPDFKLHISPSNMTNQNTGEYLEKIKNRLFENLRMLPHAPGVQVQAIPEDAVQDESDTEDKADKDERLNQADKDKRIVPDNEFSDSEDEGEGGRRDNRSYKGQSRKRPRLDKDAKPEAEKEVKDEKETKTETTAAATTEKTETKTETPPAEKEAAAV, from the exons ATGCAATCACATAGCAAAAAACgcgtttgttattattatgaca GCGATATCGGAAACTACTACTATGGACAAGGGCATCCCATGAAGCCTCATAGAATTCGCATGACACACAATTTGCTCCTTAATTATGGACTCTATCGTAAAATGGAGATTTAT AGACCTCATAAGGCAACTGCTGATGAGATGATGAAATTCCACTCTGACGAGTACATTCGCTTCCTTCGTTCCATCCGACCGGACAACATGAGTGAATACAATAAGCAGATGCAAAAGt TCAACGTCGGTGAGGATTGTCCCGTCTTCGATGGCTTGTACGAATTCTGTCAATTATCTGCCGGCGGAAGTGTCGCTGCCGCTGTCAAGCTCAACAAACAAGCAAGCGAAATTTGCATTAACTGGGGCGGCGGTTTGCATCACGCCAAAAAATCCGAAGCTTCTGGTTTCTGTTACGTCAACGACATCGTCTTGGGTATCCTGGAATTGCTCAAGTACCATCAACGTGTCCTGTATATCGACATTGATGTGCATCACGGTGACGGCGTCGAAGAAGCTTTTTACACGACAGATCGCGTCATGACTGTCAGTTTCCACAAATATGGCGAATATTTCCCCGGAACAGGCGATTTGCGTGACATTGGCGCCGGCAAGGGCAAATATTATGCCGTCAACATTCCGTTGCGCGATGGCATGGACGACGAATCGTACGACTCGATTTTCGTGCCGATTATCTCGAAGGTCATGGAGACATTCCAACCGTCGGCCGTTGTCTTGCAATGTGGTGCTGACTCGTTGACTGGCGATCGTTTGGGTTGTTTCAATTTAACCGTTAAGGGACACGGAAAATGCGTCgaattcgtgaaaaaatacaatttaccATTTTTGATGGTCGGCGGTGGCGGTTATACGATCCGTAATGTCTCGCGTTGCTGGACTTATGAAACGTCGGTGGCATTAAATGTCGAAATTGCCAATGAATTGCCGTACAACGACTATTTCGAGTACTTTGGACCCGATTTCAAGTTGCACATCAGTCCGAGTAACATGACGAACCAGAACACCGGCGAATAtctcgaaaaaatcaaaaatcgtttattcgaaaatttgcgaATGTTGCCACATGCCCCGGGTGTTCAGGTGCAAGCGATTCCGGAAGATGCCGTTCAAGACGAATCCGATACCGAAGACAAGGCCGACAAAGATGAGCGACTAAATCAAGCGGACAAGGACAAGCGAATTGTGCCCGATAACGAGTTCTCTGATTCCGAAGACGAGGGCGAAGGCGGAAGACGCGATAATCGTTCGTACAAGGGACAATCACGAAAACGCCCACGTTTAGACAAAGACGCGAAGCCAGAAGCCGAAAAGGAAGTAAAAGACGAAAAAGAGACGAAGACAGAAACAACGGCAGCGGCAACGACAGAAAAAACCGAAACAAAGACAGAAACTCCGCCCGCTGAAAAGGAAGCAGCTGCCGTTTGA